In a genomic window of Sus scrofa isolate TJ Tabasco breed Duroc chromosome 4, Sscrofa11.1, whole genome shotgun sequence:
- the OLFML3 gene encoding olfactomedin-like protein 3 isoform X2: MLPLLEVAEKEREALRTEADTIAGRVDRLEREVDYLETQNPASPCVEVDEKVTGGPGTKGKGRRRNEKYDMVTDCGYTISQVRSMKILKRFGGPAGLWTKDPLGPTEKIFVLDGTQNDTAFVFPRLRDFTLAMAARKASRIRVPFPWVGTGQLVYGGFLYYARRPPGGPGGGGDLENTLQLIKFHLANRTVVDSSVFPAEGLIPPYGLTADTYIDLAADEEGLWAVYATREDDRHLCLAKLDPQTLDTEQQWDTPCPRENAEAAFVICGTLYVVYNTRPASRARIQCSFDASGTLTPERAALPYFPRRYGAHASLRYNPRERQLYAWDDGYQIVYKLEMRKKEEEV; the protein is encoded by the exons ATGCTGCCGCTGCTGGAGGTGGCCGAGAAGGAGCGGGAGGCGCTGAGAACTGAGGCTGACACCATTGCGGGGAGAGTGGACCGTCTGGAGCGGGAGGTGGACTATCTGGAGACCCAGAACCCAGCCTCACCCTGTGTGGAGGTTGATGAGAAGGTGACCGGAGGCCCTGGGACCAAAGGCAAGGgcagaagaagaaatgagaagtaCGACATGGTGACAG ACTGTGGCTACACAATCTCTCAGGTGAGATCAATGAAGATCCTGAAGCGGTTCGGTGGCCCAGCTGGTCTATGGACCAAGGATCCACTGGGGCCCACAGAGAAGATCTTCGTGTTAGATGGGACCCAGAATGACACGGCCTTTGTCTTCCCAAGGCTGCGTGACTTCACCCTTGCCATGGCTGCCCGGAAAGCTTCCCGAATCCGGGTGCCCTTCCCCTGGGTAGGCACGGGCCAGCTGGTATATGGTGGCTTTCTTTATTATGCCCGGAGGCCCCCTGGAGGACCCGGCGGGGGTGGTGACTTGGAGAACACTTTGCAGCTCATCAAATTCCACCTGGCAAACCGCACAGTGGTGGACAGTTCGGTGTTCCCAGCAGAGGGTTTGATCCCCCCGTACGGGCTGACGGCAGACACGTACATAGACCTGGCGGCTGATGAGGAGGGCCTTTGGGCTGTCTATGCCACCCGGGAGGATGACAGGCACCTGTGTCTGGCCAAGTTAGACCCACAGACACTGGACACAGAGCAGCAGTGGGACACGCCGTGTCCCAGAGAGAATGCGGAGGCTGCCTTTGTCATCTGTGGGACCCTGTATGTCGTCTATAATACTCGCCCGGCCAGTCGGGCCCGCATCCAGTGCTCCTTTGATGCCAGCGGCACCCTGACCCCTGAGAGGGCAGCACTGCCTTATTTCCCCCGCCGATATGGTGCCCATGCCAGCCTCCGCTATAACCCCCGAGAGCGCCAGCTCTACGCCTGGGATGATGGCTACCAGATTGTCTATAAGCtggagatgaggaagaaagaggaagaagtgtGA
- the OLFML3 gene encoding olfactomedin-like protein 3 isoform X1 — MGPRTPVLILVLLSWSGPIQGQQQHLVEYMERRLAALEERLAQCQDQSSRHAAELRDFKNKMLPLLEVAEKEREALRTEADTIAGRVDRLEREVDYLETQNPASPCVEVDEKVTGGPGTKGKGRRRNEKYDMVTDCGYTISQVRSMKILKRFGGPAGLWTKDPLGPTEKIFVLDGTQNDTAFVFPRLRDFTLAMAARKASRIRVPFPWVGTGQLVYGGFLYYARRPPGGPGGGGDLENTLQLIKFHLANRTVVDSSVFPAEGLIPPYGLTADTYIDLAADEEGLWAVYATREDDRHLCLAKLDPQTLDTEQQWDTPCPRENAEAAFVICGTLYVVYNTRPASRARIQCSFDASGTLTPERAALPYFPRRYGAHASLRYNPRERQLYAWDDGYQIVYKLEMRKKEEEV, encoded by the exons ATGGGGCCCCGCACTCCTGTCCTCATCCTGGTCCTTTTGTCGTGGTCGGGACCCATTCAAGGACAGCAGCAGCACCTTGTGGAGTACATGGAACGCCGACTAGCTGCTTTAGAG GAACGGCTGGCCCAGTGCCAAGACCAGAGTAGTCGGCACGCTGCTGAGCTGCGCGACTTCAAGAACAAGATGCTGCCGCTGCTGGAGGTGGCCGAGAAGGAGCGGGAGGCGCTGAGAACTGAGGCTGACACCATTGCGGGGAGAGTGGACCGTCTGGAGCGGGAGGTGGACTATCTGGAGACCCAGAACCCAGCCTCACCCTGTGTGGAGGTTGATGAGAAGGTGACCGGAGGCCCTGGGACCAAAGGCAAGGgcagaagaagaaatgagaagtaCGACATGGTGACAG ACTGTGGCTACACAATCTCTCAGGTGAGATCAATGAAGATCCTGAAGCGGTTCGGTGGCCCAGCTGGTCTATGGACCAAGGATCCACTGGGGCCCACAGAGAAGATCTTCGTGTTAGATGGGACCCAGAATGACACGGCCTTTGTCTTCCCAAGGCTGCGTGACTTCACCCTTGCCATGGCTGCCCGGAAAGCTTCCCGAATCCGGGTGCCCTTCCCCTGGGTAGGCACGGGCCAGCTGGTATATGGTGGCTTTCTTTATTATGCCCGGAGGCCCCCTGGAGGACCCGGCGGGGGTGGTGACTTGGAGAACACTTTGCAGCTCATCAAATTCCACCTGGCAAACCGCACAGTGGTGGACAGTTCGGTGTTCCCAGCAGAGGGTTTGATCCCCCCGTACGGGCTGACGGCAGACACGTACATAGACCTGGCGGCTGATGAGGAGGGCCTTTGGGCTGTCTATGCCACCCGGGAGGATGACAGGCACCTGTGTCTGGCCAAGTTAGACCCACAGACACTGGACACAGAGCAGCAGTGGGACACGCCGTGTCCCAGAGAGAATGCGGAGGCTGCCTTTGTCATCTGTGGGACCCTGTATGTCGTCTATAATACTCGCCCGGCCAGTCGGGCCCGCATCCAGTGCTCCTTTGATGCCAGCGGCACCCTGACCCCTGAGAGGGCAGCACTGCCTTATTTCCCCCGCCGATATGGTGCCCATGCCAGCCTCCGCTATAACCCCCGAGAGCGCCAGCTCTACGCCTGGGATGATGGCTACCAGATTGTCTATAAGCtggagatgaggaagaaagaggaagaagtgtGA